The following coding sequences are from one Paenibacillus sp. FSL R5-0912 window:
- a CDS encoding LysR family transcriptional regulator produces MNIENIEAFVYINHYGSFNKAADVLYISQPTVTARIQSLERELDCRVFDRLGKQINLTDKGRQFLPYAQQILQVYQNGKHQIQSKGQIPDELRIGSTVSVSNYLMPQLLLHLKRKYPQVHFKLTTSSTDSLIEKLKAKEIDLAFIRKVVNPAIQSFPFCEDPISLYVYAGHPLARQGRASIQEIREETLVFFECGSLDWMRLHRVFESMEQPPDIVYQVDNLETAKKLVLRQAGICFLPALSVQEEVEAGTLIRVDVAETEGISLRTSLISLNGENAEFIESLLELAVGRSKPDRLLV; encoded by the coding sequence ATGAATATCGAGAACATTGAAGCCTTTGTCTACATCAACCACTACGGAAGCTTCAACAAAGCGGCAGATGTACTCTACATCTCCCAGCCGACAGTAACGGCTCGCATCCAGTCGCTTGAACGGGAGCTGGACTGCAGAGTATTCGACCGGCTGGGCAAGCAGATTAACCTTACGGATAAAGGACGCCAGTTCCTTCCTTACGCGCAGCAGATTTTGCAGGTCTACCAGAACGGCAAACATCAGATCCAGTCCAAGGGCCAAATTCCGGATGAACTGAGAATCGGCAGCACGGTGTCGGTCTCCAATTATCTGATGCCGCAGCTCCTGCTGCATCTGAAGCGGAAATATCCGCAGGTCCACTTTAAACTGACGACCTCATCCACCGATTCATTAATTGAGAAGCTGAAGGCGAAGGAGATTGATCTCGCTTTTATCCGCAAAGTGGTCAATCCGGCCATTCAGTCGTTCCCTTTCTGTGAAGATCCGATCTCGCTGTATGTATATGCCGGTCATCCGCTGGCCCGCCAGGGCCGTGCCTCTATCCAGGAGATCCGTGAGGAGACTCTCGTATTCTTCGAGTGCGGTTCGCTGGACTGGATGCGCCTGCACCGGGTATTCGAGAGCATGGAGCAGCCGCCGGACATTGTGTATCAGGTGGATAATCTGGAGACGGCCAAGAAGCTGGTGCTGAGGCAAGCGGGGATTTGCTTCCTTCCGGCCCTCAGTGTGCAGGAGGAAGTGGAGGCAGGAACGCTGATCAGGGTGGATGTCGCCGAGACGGAAGGGATTTCCCTGAGGACCAGCCTGATCTCGCTGAACGGGGAGAATGCGGAATTCATTGAGTCGCTGCTGGAACTGGCGGTGGGCCGCAGCAAGCCGGATCGACTTCTTGTATAA
- a CDS encoding GNAT family N-acetyltransferase yields MSEVYRQAGEKDAQQLLDVTYRAYQLIRELGLHWPAANADLALIQDNIATNECYVLEIDGNVEATITLSKSGEVKAVTELPFVKWFAVNPERSGKGYGGKLLDWVEEHIIHGKLGASAVTLATAQKHPWLVPMYERRGYERILELDAQNGDGIMYLMRKTLTAQPYYNLKGIER; encoded by the coding sequence ATGAGCGAGGTATACCGGCAGGCCGGAGAGAAGGATGCCCAGCAGCTGCTGGATGTGACCTATCGTGCCTATCAGCTGATCCGCGAGCTTGGACTGCACTGGCCGGCGGCAAACGCCGATTTGGCTCTAATTCAGGATAACATCGCCACCAATGAATGTTATGTGCTGGAGATCGACGGCAACGTGGAGGCGACGATCACCCTCTCGAAGAGCGGAGAGGTCAAGGCGGTAACCGAGCTGCCTTTTGTGAAATGGTTCGCAGTGAATCCCGAGCGCAGCGGCAAAGGTTACGGCGGGAAGCTGCTCGACTGGGTGGAGGAGCATATTATTCACGGCAAGCTGGGGGCTTCCGCTGTAACCCTGGCTACGGCGCAGAAGCATCCCTGGCTGGTTCCCATGTACGAACGCCGGGGGTATGAACGGATTCTGGAGCTGGATGCACAGAATGGTGACGGCATTATGTATCTGATGAGAAAGACACTTACCGCTCAACCATACTACAACCTAAAGGGGATAGAGAGATGA
- a CDS encoding transporter substrate-binding domain-containing protein yields the protein MKKTISLTTALALTLVIAGCGSNNSANSSSSGNVAEAAPQTSAEATTAAAEPAEVTKIVVGTGTAFPNVCFIDENGKLTGFDVELLKEIDSRLPEYDFEFQTMDFSNLLLSLETKKIDLVAHVMEKNPEREQKYSFNKEAYAHWRNRIIVAKGNDSIQTLDDLQGKKVLTGATSAQAQILENYNKEHGADSIKIVYQNGAANDTVSQIDSGRVDATLAADFVLPIIDPQSKLQAVGAELSSADILYVFRKDDAPSQKLSDAIDGVVAELKADGTLGKISTQWLGADVTTSAVQ from the coding sequence ATGAAAAAGACCATTTCGCTCACAACTGCATTGGCATTGACGCTGGTGATCGCCGGCTGCGGCAGCAATAACAGCGCGAACAGCAGCAGCAGCGGGAATGTGGCGGAAGCAGCACCGCAGACCAGTGCGGAGGCAACGACTGCAGCCGCAGAACCGGCAGAGGTGACCAAGATCGTGGTCGGCACAGGCACCGCTTTTCCGAATGTCTGCTTCATTGACGAGAACGGCAAGCTGACCGGGTTCGATGTAGAGCTGCTGAAGGAAATTGACAGCCGTCTGCCGGAGTATGATTTCGAATTCCAGACGATGGACTTCAGCAATCTGCTGCTGAGCCTGGAGACCAAGAAGATTGATCTGGTAGCCCATGTTATGGAGAAGAACCCGGAGCGGGAGCAAAAGTATTCTTTCAACAAAGAAGCTTATGCCCACTGGAGAAACCGCATTATTGTAGCCAAAGGCAATGATTCGATCCAGACGCTGGACGATCTGCAAGGTAAAAAGGTGCTGACAGGCGCAACCAGCGCACAAGCGCAAATTCTCGAGAATTACAACAAGGAGCACGGCGCGGATTCGATCAAAATTGTCTATCAGAACGGTGCGGCCAACGATACGGTGAGCCAGATTGATTCGGGCCGTGTGGATGCTACGCTCGCTGCGGATTTCGTACTGCCGATTATTGATCCGCAGAGCAAGCTGCAGGCGGTAGGTGCTGAGCTGTCCTCCGCTGACATTCTGTATGTGTTCCGCAAGGATGATGCCCCGTCGCAGAAGCTGTCGGATGCCATTGACGGAGTGGTCGCAGAGCTGAAGGCAGACGGCACGCTGGGCAAAATAAGTACGCAGTGGCTGGGGGCTGACGTCACCACATCCGCGGTTCAATGA
- a CDS encoding amino acid ABC transporter permease → MGAPFDLSFVFSFLPKLLTTLSTTLLIVACSLLAGVIVGFIIALPRLYKVPVLKTCAEVYISFFRGTPILIQLFLFYYGLPEVLKLVNLDMTRTPVLVFVILTYGLHTGAFMSEMIRASVTAVDKGQVEAAYATGMTSYQAFTRIVLPQALGIAIPVFSNLVIALLKDTSLAFTLGVMEMTGKAQTLGSVTQHFIETYIALALIYLVISFTIEKLLLVAERRLLRHEDQGSPVKRKFSLQKKASYRHIIADMGPGKGGGA, encoded by the coding sequence ATGGGAGCACCGTTTGATCTTAGTTTTGTATTCTCTTTTCTGCCTAAGCTGCTGACTACGCTGAGCACAACACTGCTGATCGTAGCCTGTTCGCTGCTGGCAGGTGTGATTGTCGGATTTATCATTGCCCTTCCCCGCCTCTACAAGGTGCCGGTCCTGAAGACCTGCGCAGAGGTGTACATCTCATTCTTCCGGGGGACGCCGATTCTGATCCAATTGTTCCTGTTCTATTACGGTCTGCCCGAGGTGCTGAAGCTGGTAAATCTCGATATGACGCGGACGCCGGTGCTGGTATTCGTAATTCTGACCTACGGCCTGCATACGGGAGCTTTCATGTCGGAGATGATCCGCGCTTCGGTAACGGCTGTCGATAAAGGCCAGGTGGAAGCGGCTTACGCCACGGGGATGACCTCTTATCAGGCTTTTACCCGGATCGTATTGCCCCAGGCACTGGGGATTGCCATTCCGGTGTTCTCGAACCTGGTCATTGCGCTGCTGAAGGATACTTCGCTTGCGTTCACGCTGGGCGTGATGGAGATGACGGGTAAGGCGCAGACTTTGGGCAGCGTGACCCAGCATTTTATTGAAACCTATATTGCACTTGCACTTATCTATCTCGTGATTAGCTTTACGATTGAGAAGCTGCTGCTGGTGGCGGAACGCCGGTTACTCCGTCATGAAGACCAGGGCAGTCCGGTGAAGCGGAAATTCAGTCTGCAGAAAAAAGCGTCCTACCGCCATATCATTGCGGACATGGGACCGGGTAAAGGAGGCGGCGCGTAA
- a CDS encoding amino acid ABC transporter permease, translated as MKLDPSFIWTAFLQILGAIPTTLYITVVSVLAGFAIGIVVALVRIYKVPVLYPLAVGYVTFIRGTPMLTHLLLIYFGLPMIIDGLAVQFGWSFRSVSIPMIGFAYISFSITAGAYMSEVVRSGLLAVDRGQIEAAHSIGMSTPQALRRIVFPQALAASLPNLSNSVIGMLHGSTLAFTVSVVDINAQAQIVASTNWKFFEAYLAAALIFWGLTFLIERATALIEKRINLYNRGGVA; from the coding sequence ATGAAGCTGGACCCATCGTTTATCTGGACGGCGTTCCTGCAGATTCTGGGTGCCATTCCTACAACGCTGTATATCACGGTAGTCTCAGTATTGGCCGGTTTCGCGATTGGAATTGTGGTGGCACTGGTCCGGATTTATAAAGTACCTGTCCTGTATCCGCTGGCGGTGGGGTATGTCACCTTCATCCGCGGCACCCCGATGCTGACTCATCTGCTGCTGATCTATTTCGGGCTGCCGATGATTATCGACGGGCTTGCTGTACAGTTCGGATGGAGCTTCCGCTCGGTGTCGATTCCGATGATCGGCTTCGCCTACATTTCCTTCTCCATTACAGCAGGAGCCTATATGTCCGAGGTGGTCCGTTCCGGCCTGCTGGCGGTGGACCGCGGTCAGATCGAAGCTGCACATTCCATAGGGATGAGTACTCCCCAGGCGCTCCGGCGGATCGTATTCCCCCAGGCGCTGGCGGCGAGCCTGCCCAATCTGTCGAATTCCGTGATCGGAATGCTGCACGGGTCTACGCTTGCTTTTACCGTATCGGTCGTGGATATCAATGCCCAGGCGCAAATCGTAGCTTCGACAAACTGGAAATTCTTCGAGGCGTATCTGGCGGCGGCGCTGATCTTCTGGGGGCTGACCTTCCTCATTGAGCGGGCCACCGCCCTGATCGAAAAACGGATAAATCTGTATAACCGGGGTGGAGTCGCATGA
- a CDS encoding amino acid ABC transporter ATP-binding protein, whose translation MIKLERISKSFGRHQVLNNIDLKVSKGEVVVILGPSGSGKTTLLRCVNYLEKPSGGEISIGEFKLDCRHARKKDIHQLRQKTAMVFQQYNLFRHKTALENVMEGLLIVKKLPKEEARKRSIALLEKVGLASKLDAYPSQLSGGQQQRVGIARALALEPEVILFDEPTSALDPELVGEVLAVIRKIAKEGITMIVVTHEMGFARDVANHVVFMDGGVIVEEGTPTEVFNHPREERTKQFLKRITPELNYSI comes from the coding sequence ATGATTAAGCTGGAACGTATATCGAAGTCTTTCGGGCGCCATCAGGTACTGAACAATATTGATCTGAAGGTGTCCAAAGGGGAGGTTGTCGTCATTCTCGGCCCCAGCGGTTCCGGCAAAACAACCCTGCTGCGCTGTGTGAATTATCTGGAGAAGCCAAGCGGCGGCGAAATCTCGATCGGTGAGTTCAAGCTGGACTGCCGGCATGCCCGCAAAAAGGATATTCACCAGCTGCGGCAAAAAACGGCCATGGTCTTCCAGCAATACAATCTGTTCCGCCACAAAACGGCGCTGGAGAATGTGATGGAAGGGCTGCTGATCGTCAAGAAGCTTCCGAAGGAGGAAGCACGGAAGAGAAGCATCGCACTGCTGGAAAAGGTCGGCTTAGCAAGCAAGCTGGATGCCTATCCAAGCCAGCTGTCCGGCGGCCAGCAGCAGCGGGTCGGCATTGCCCGGGCGCTGGCGCTGGAGCCGGAAGTGATTCTGTTCGATGAGCCGACCTCTGCACTCGACCCGGAGCTGGTTGGCGAAGTGCTTGCGGTGATCCGCAAGATTGCCAAAGAAGGGATAACGATGATTGTGGTGACGCATGAGATGGGTTTTGCCCGCGATGTGGCGAACCATGTGGTGTTCATGGACGGCGGCGTGATTGTAGAAGAAGGCACACCCACCGAGGTGTTCAACCATCCGCGTGAAGAAAGAACGAAGCAGTTCCTGAAGCGGATTACGCCGGAGCTGAACTATTCCATCTAG
- a CDS encoding LLM class flavin-dependent oxidoreductase — protein MAITISVLDQSPIYPGETPEEAFQHTIKLAQLSERLGFRRFWVSEHHDSEQVAGSSPEVLISHLLAKTESIRIGSGGIMLQHYSPYKVAENFNVLASLAPGRVDLGVGRAPGGLPRSTQALQQGGGEAPSLTDKIIELEKYVHNRLEEDHPLTGLKAGPLPGTPPQLYLLGASVASAEIAAELGLPYVFSLFIGGDQAVALEAVRAYRSGFNTSSGKEPQVIIALAVIVADTEEEAKELGGAHKLIRIQLASGKKLTVATREQAEEFTRQTTEPYTLEEREPEVTKGTKESVRGQLLALAEASGVEEFIITTNVQPFDKRLRSFELLAEALAGVPAEASS, from the coding sequence ATGGCGATTACAATCAGCGTTTTGGATCAAAGCCCGATTTATCCGGGAGAGACGCCGGAGGAGGCCTTTCAGCATACCATCAAGCTGGCGCAGCTGTCGGAGCGTCTCGGCTTCCGCCGGTTCTGGGTATCCGAGCATCATGATTCCGAGCAGGTGGCCGGTTCTTCACCGGAGGTGCTGATCTCGCATCTGCTGGCCAAGACTGAGAGTATCCGCATCGGGTCCGGCGGGATTATGTTGCAGCACTACAGCCCTTATAAGGTGGCTGAGAACTTCAACGTGCTGGCTTCGCTGGCGCCGGGCCGTGTAGATCTGGGCGTCGGGCGTGCTCCCGGCGGGCTGCCGCGCAGTACGCAGGCGCTGCAGCAGGGAGGCGGCGAGGCTCCTTCACTGACCGATAAAATCATAGAGCTGGAGAAATATGTACATAACCGGCTGGAGGAGGATCATCCGCTCACCGGGCTGAAGGCTGGCCCGCTGCCCGGAACTCCGCCGCAGCTGTATTTACTGGGGGCCAGTGTCGCCAGTGCCGAAATCGCTGCGGAATTGGGGCTGCCGTATGTGTTCTCTTTGTTCATCGGCGGCGATCAGGCCGTTGCCCTGGAAGCGGTGCGTGCTTACCGCAGCGGCTTCAATACCAGCAGCGGGAAGGAGCCGCAAGTGATTATCGCGCTGGCTGTAATCGTGGCCGATACGGAAGAGGAGGCCAAAGAGCTAGGCGGAGCGCATAAGCTGATCCGCATTCAACTCGCCAGCGGGAAGAAGCTGACGGTGGCCACCCGCGAGCAGGCGGAGGAGTTCACCCGCCAGACCACGGAGCCTTACACCCTGGAAGAACGGGAGCCGGAGGTTACCAAAGGAACGAAGGAAAGTGTCCGCGGGCAGCTGCTGGCGTTGGCTGAGGCATCCGGGGTGGAGGAGTTTATTATCACGACCAATGTGCAGCCCTTTGACAAACGGCTGCGTTCCTTCGAGCTGCTGGCTGAAGCGCTCGCCGGGGTTCCGGCGGAGGCCTCATCATGA
- a CDS encoding amidohydrolase yields MTSTTAESAAQAVNRLSFNERLAQIRRHLHRHPELSNEEYETTKYITSLLKQVGVKIADYGLKTGVIAEIGGLQGGPVIALRADIDALPIQEETVLPYASQVPGRMHACGHDFHTAALLGAVYQLKDQESSLKGTVRFLFQPAEEKAKGAQQIIAAGGLNNVRAVIGMHNKPDLPVGTIGIKEGPLMAAADGFIAEIRGFGTHAAVPEAGIDPIVAASHIVTALQSIVSRNVSSLNSAVISVTQIHSGNSWNIIPETAVLEGTIRSFDEAVRGRVLKRFEEVVTGVAAALSAEASVRWIGGPPPVINDALLARLGEETAADLGYTSVKPVPSPAGEDFAFYQREVPGLFVFTGTAGSREWHHPKFDLDEAALPVGAGFFSSLAVRVLEHFAAEGGADHS; encoded by the coding sequence ATGACAAGTACAACTGCGGAATCCGCTGCACAGGCAGTTAACAGGTTATCGTTCAATGAGCGGCTGGCCCAGATCCGCCGTCATCTGCATCGGCATCCTGAACTCTCTAATGAAGAATATGAAACTACGAAATATATTACCTCACTGCTCAAGCAGGTAGGCGTGAAGATAGCAGATTACGGGCTGAAGACCGGAGTGATTGCTGAAATCGGCGGCTTGCAGGGCGGTCCGGTGATTGCCTTGCGGGCCGACATCGATGCACTGCCGATTCAGGAAGAAACCGTATTGCCTTATGCCTCGCAGGTTCCCGGCAGAATGCATGCCTGCGGCCATGACTTCCATACGGCGGCGCTGCTGGGGGCGGTTTATCAGCTGAAGGATCAGGAGAGCAGCCTGAAGGGAACGGTCCGCTTCTTGTTCCAGCCTGCCGAGGAGAAGGCAAAAGGCGCGCAGCAGATCATCGCTGCCGGAGGGCTGAATAATGTCCGCGCGGTCATCGGGATGCATAATAAGCCGGATCTGCCGGTAGGGACCATCGGTATTAAGGAAGGTCCGCTGATGGCAGCTGCTGACGGCTTCATAGCGGAGATCCGCGGGTTCGGAACCCATGCGGCAGTGCCGGAAGCCGGTATAGACCCCATCGTAGCAGCTTCCCATATCGTTACGGCGCTGCAGTCCATCGTCAGCCGGAATGTGAGCAGCCTGAACAGTGCCGTCATCAGCGTTACGCAGATTCACAGCGGGAACTCGTGGAATATCATCCCGGAAACGGCGGTGCTGGAAGGGACGATACGTTCGTTCGACGAAGCGGTGCGCGGCAGGGTGCTGAAGCGCTTCGAAGAGGTGGTGACTGGTGTTGCGGCCGCACTGAGTGCCGAAGCCAGCGTGCGCTGGATCGGCGGACCGCCGCCGGTTATCAATGACGCGCTGCTGGCCCGGCTTGGAGAAGAAACGGCCGCGGACCTTGGCTATACCTCTGTTAAGCCGGTACCATCACCGGCCGGAGAGGACTTCGCCTTCTACCAGCGGGAGGTTCCCGGTTTATTTGTCTTTACCGGCACGGCCGGAAGCCGGGAATGGCATCACCCTAAGTTCGATCTGGACGAAGCGGCTCTGCCTGTGGGTGCCGGGTTCTTCAGCAGTCTGGCGGTACGGGTGCTGGAGCATTTCGCGGCTGAAGGGGGTGCGGATCATAGCTGA
- the solA gene encoding N-methyl-L-tryptophan oxidase translates to MADHPVYDVIIVGAGSMGMSAGYHLARRGVRTLLIDAFDPPHTEGSHHGEIRLIRHAYSGDPAYIDLALRAQVLWEEAEAESGTELLVPSGVLNLADSGVYSFAGRLAEARKRKVRAEQLDAEEIRRRWPALKLPESFEAMYEPDAGYLYSERCITAYRQLALAHGAELLTNTPVLNVTAREGSVTVHTKNGDYQGAAAVLSAGAWFSSLSPFVSLPIKAVRKVVGWFGSTPDFEAGKFPGFTLGAEEGGFYGFPSIGGAGLKIGRHDTGEEWRPGEPLAPFGSLESDEDDLRRVLEAYMPGAAGKLLKGSVCKYEHTPDEDFIIDRHPAYSNVLLAGGFSGHGFKFSSVVGEILADLAVQGNTRQNIAPFVLSRFPTRPDQPQPKLILEEIE, encoded by the coding sequence ATAGCTGACCATCCCGTATATGACGTGATCATTGTTGGCGCAGGGTCGATGGGAATGAGCGCGGGTTATCATCTGGCCCGGCGCGGCGTGAGGACGCTGCTGATCGATGCTTTTGATCCGCCGCATACCGAAGGCAGCCATCACGGGGAGATCCGGCTGATCCGGCATGCCTATAGCGGAGATCCGGCCTATATTGACCTGGCGCTCCGTGCCCAGGTGCTATGGGAAGAGGCCGAAGCGGAGAGCGGGACGGAGTTGCTTGTCCCTTCAGGCGTGCTCAATCTGGCAGACAGCGGCGTCTATTCCTTCGCCGGTCGCCTGGCGGAAGCGCGTAAGCGGAAGGTCCGGGCCGAGCAGCTGGATGCGGAGGAGATCCGCCGCCGCTGGCCGGCGCTGAAGCTTCCGGAATCCTTCGAGGCGATGTATGAGCCGGATGCGGGTTACCTCTACAGTGAACGGTGCATAACAGCCTACCGGCAGCTGGCACTGGCTCATGGTGCAGAGCTGCTGACGAACACACCTGTGCTGAATGTAACGGCCCGCGAAGGAAGTGTCACCGTTCATACGAAGAACGGCGATTATCAGGGGGCGGCTGCTGTGCTCAGCGCTGGAGCCTGGTTCAGTTCATTATCACCCTTCGTCAGCCTGCCGATTAAGGCCGTCCGTAAGGTAGTGGGCTGGTTTGGGAGTACGCCGGACTTCGAGGCCGGGAAGTTCCCAGGCTTCACGCTGGGCGCTGAGGAAGGAGGCTTCTACGGCTTCCCCAGCATCGGCGGTGCTGGACTGAAGATCGGCCGCCATGATACAGGCGAGGAATGGAGGCCCGGCGAACCGCTGGCACCGTTCGGCAGTCTGGAGAGCGATGAAGACGATCTTCGCCGTGTATTGGAGGCTTATATGCCTGGCGCAGCCGGGAAGCTGCTTAAAGGGTCCGTCTGTAAATATGAGCATACGCCGGATGAGGATTTCATTATTGACCGCCACCCGGCCTACAGCAATGTGCTGCTGGCCGGAGGCTTCTCGGGACATGGCTTCAAATTCTCCAGCGTGGTCGGGGAGATCCTCGCAGATTTGGCTGTACAGGGAAATACTAGGCAGAATATTGCGCCATTTGTGCTGTCACGCTTCCCTACCAGGCCTGACCAGCCGCAACCGAAACTTATATTGGAGGAGATCGAATGA
- a CDS encoding DinB family protein — translation MSSVELTEYLNTHGQLMQALEGLSDEHLKWKAEPASWSVTEVLSHLADHSIVVSFRIRDILADTKVQLPAFNQDAWVSGQHSNLGKATDSLELFRSLLHYNSLLLGRLTAAEWEKSGINVKGDTVRIADIVRSFTAHVQNHLAQIERVKRGAEASLSAQQATL, via the coding sequence ATGAGTAGTGTGGAGCTAACAGAGTACTTGAATACGCACGGGCAATTGATGCAGGCACTGGAAGGCTTATCCGATGAGCATCTGAAGTGGAAGGCGGAGCCGGCCAGCTGGAGCGTAACCGAGGTACTGTCACATCTGGCTGATCACAGCATTGTGGTCTCCTTCCGTATCCGTGATATTCTGGCGGATACGAAGGTGCAGCTTCCGGCATTCAATCAGGATGCCTGGGTCAGCGGGCAGCACAGCAATCTGGGTAAGGCGACAGACAGCCTGGAGCTGTTCCGCAGCCTGCTGCATTACAATAGTCTCCTGCTGGGAAGACTGACTGCCGCAGAATGGGAGAAAAGCGGGATTAATGTCAAGGGAGACACCGTCCGGATTGCCGATATCGTCCGCAGCTTCACCGCCCATGTGCAGAACCATCTGGCCCAGATCGAACGGGTCAAGCGGGGAGCAGAAGCCAGTCTCTCTGCCCAGCAAGCCACTTTGTAA
- a CDS encoding LLM class flavin-dependent oxidoreductase, with protein sequence MTKARQLKLGALLHGVGGSTSMWRHPDAKPDASVNFELYKEWVRKAEEGKLDLIFIADGLFINEKSIPHFLNRFEPLTILSALAAVSSRIGLVGTLSTSYSEPFTVARQFGSLDVISGGRAGWNVVTSPLEGSALNYSKKEHPDHGKRYRIAAEYLEVARGLWDSWEDDAFVRNKETGVFFDPGKVHTLDHQGEFFSVKGPLNIARSKQGQPVIFQAGSSEVGKDYASSVADAVFTGHDTLKSAQEFYKDVKTRVASFGRNPEEVLIFPGIAPILGATPEEAERKYQEVAGLVTIENALNYLGRFFEHHDFSQYPLDEPFPDVGDLGRNSFQSGTDKIKKDAKEQGLTLRQVALQSATPRSSFIGTPEQVADQIQTWFEAGAADGFMLAAAVPNGLEEFVDLVVPILQERGLFRTEYESDTLRGNLGLPVPENRYSKASEPAGQV encoded by the coding sequence ATGACTAAAGCGAGACAATTGAAGCTGGGAGCACTGCTGCACGGGGTTGGAGGAAGCACCTCCATGTGGCGTCATCCCGATGCGAAGCCTGATGCCAGTGTGAACTTTGAGCTATACAAGGAATGGGTGCGCAAAGCGGAGGAAGGCAAGCTGGATCTGATCTTCATTGCAGATGGTCTGTTCATCAATGAGAAGTCTATCCCTCATTTCCTCAACCGTTTCGAGCCGCTGACGATTCTTAGTGCACTGGCGGCGGTCAGCAGCCGTATTGGTCTGGTAGGTACCCTGTCCACCTCCTACAGTGAACCGTTTACTGTGGCCCGGCAATTCGGCTCGCTGGATGTCATCAGCGGCGGACGGGCCGGCTGGAATGTGGTGACCTCACCGCTTGAAGGCTCAGCTCTTAACTACAGCAAGAAGGAGCATCCCGATCATGGCAAGCGGTACCGCATTGCCGCCGAATATCTGGAGGTAGCGCGCGGGCTGTGGGATTCATGGGAGGATGATGCATTTGTCCGCAATAAGGAGACGGGCGTCTTCTTCGATCCGGGGAAAGTGCACACGCTTGATCACCAGGGTGAATTCTTCTCTGTGAAGGGACCGCTGAATATCGCCCGCTCGAAGCAGGGACAGCCGGTTATTTTCCAGGCAGGGTCCTCAGAGGTCGGCAAAGATTATGCCTCGAGTGTAGCAGATGCCGTCTTCACGGGTCATGACACGCTGAAGTCTGCCCAGGAATTCTATAAGGATGTGAAAACCCGCGTAGCTTCGTTTGGGCGCAATCCCGAAGAAGTGCTGATCTTCCCTGGAATAGCACCGATTCTGGGAGCTACCCCTGAGGAGGCGGAACGCAAATACCAGGAGGTTGCCGGTCTGGTGACGATCGAGAATGCGCTGAACTATCTGGGCAGGTTCTTCGAGCATCATGATTTCTCGCAGTATCCGCTGGATGAGCCATTCCCGGATGTCGGTGATCTGGGCCGGAACAGCTTCCAGAGCGGCACGGACAAAATCAAAAAGGATGCTAAAGAACAGGGCTTAACTCTGCGGCAGGTAGCCTTGCAGTCTGCTACGCCTCGCAGCAGCTTCATCGGCACGCCGGAGCAGGTGGCTGATCAGATTCAGACCTGGTTCGAGGCCGGAGCAGCCGATGGCTTCATGCTGGCAGCCGCCGTACCGAACGGGCTGGAGGAATTTGTGGATCTGGTCGTTCCGATTCTGCAGGAACGCGGACTGTTCCGCACCGAATACGAAAGCGATACGCTGCGGGGCAATCTCGGACTGCCAGTGCCGGAGAACCGTTACTCTAAGGCTTCTGAACCGGCAGGGCAGGTGTGA